One Desulfatitalea tepidiphila genomic region harbors:
- a CDS encoding type VI secretion system Vgr family protein: MTQLKEAAFTFESQALPKDAFTVVRFSGEEGLSRLYRFDILLVSERSDIDITAVLQQPATFTIRGKFAHGPDLPYHGILSAFEQQQQYGPYIYYRAELRPRLWWLTLTHHNQVFLDKKIDQFLSGVLQDGGLSQGVDFDFRFQGKYEPRPYVCQYGESHFDFVSRWMEREGAYYWFEQGGQSEKMIAADTHIAHTPLPGHETFVYAPPSGLDATGADKVIRQFNLKQRPMPKNVLLKDYNYLKPSLDLEGRAPVQANGRGEIYLYGEHFQDRGEGQRLADIRAEAYRCREKIFHGRSTIPAIRPGYLYTLQRHYSPDFNRRFLTTAVRHEGSQEFYLASGLGSSAGEDKEGLFYRNSFECIPGDTQFRPERTTPKPRISGTLSARIDAAGSGQYAELDEHGRYKVVMPFDLSGRKGGKASAWVRMMQPYAGEGMGFHAPLHKGTEVLLSFIEADPDRPVIAGAVPNPETPSPVNDANQTQVRLVSGSGNIMHMEDQEGRQRILLHSPSARTFLRLGAPNDPDTGDRQGSWLDPSRKKDKQQDHRLDDIEEKNEAQDKRLDEGKEKDKKQDERLDDIEEKDEKQDERLDELETEWGARLYTDKALKIQAGGENALIMGECVETILGADIGIKVITADEFIGGLKTELMLGGVGSYHFPTKCVLGKSEEKILESKLHALEQSTTVSGNITVVAEEEEEVVNQRVQVTLSQESLQNALTEVINEQLRAVNDRIGAVESDILAVQTDITTAGTKIDALNSRVLAVNTAIKSAATTLIEGGVTNENVATKLGNFGTSIDSIATLAIREGTLIVDG; the protein is encoded by the coding sequence ATGACCCAACTCAAAGAAGCCGCCTTTACTTTCGAGAGCCAGGCGCTGCCCAAAGACGCCTTCACGGTGGTCCGTTTTTCCGGAGAAGAGGGCCTTTCCCGCCTCTACCGGTTCGACATCCTGCTGGTATCGGAACGCAGCGATATCGATATCACCGCCGTGTTGCAGCAGCCGGCCACGTTCACCATCAGAGGTAAATTCGCCCATGGCCCGGACCTGCCTTACCACGGCATTCTTTCCGCCTTCGAGCAGCAGCAGCAGTATGGTCCCTATATCTACTACCGCGCCGAACTGAGGCCCAGGCTGTGGTGGCTCACCCTGACCCATCACAACCAGGTGTTCCTGGACAAGAAGATCGACCAGTTCCTCTCCGGCGTGCTTCAGGACGGCGGCCTGTCCCAGGGGGTGGATTTCGACTTTCGGTTCCAGGGCAAATACGAGCCCCGGCCCTATGTCTGCCAGTATGGCGAATCCCACTTCGACTTCGTCTCGCGCTGGATGGAACGCGAAGGGGCGTACTACTGGTTCGAGCAGGGCGGGCAATCGGAAAAGATGATCGCCGCGGACACCCATATCGCCCATACGCCCCTGCCCGGCCACGAAACCTTCGTCTACGCCCCGCCGTCCGGACTGGACGCCACCGGCGCGGACAAGGTGATCCGGCAATTCAACCTGAAGCAGCGCCCCATGCCCAAGAACGTGCTGCTCAAGGACTATAATTACCTGAAACCGAGCCTGGACCTGGAAGGCCGCGCCCCGGTGCAGGCGAACGGCCGGGGGGAGATTTACCTCTACGGCGAGCATTTCCAGGACAGGGGGGAGGGCCAGCGTCTGGCCGACATCCGCGCCGAGGCGTACCGGTGCCGGGAGAAGATCTTCCACGGCCGATCCACCATCCCCGCCATCAGGCCCGGTTACCTGTACACCCTTCAGCGTCATTACAGCCCGGATTTCAACCGCCGGTTCCTCACAACCGCCGTGCGCCACGAAGGCAGCCAGGAGTTCTACCTGGCCAGCGGATTGGGTTCGAGCGCCGGCGAGGACAAAGAGGGGCTCTTCTACCGCAACAGCTTCGAATGCATTCCCGGCGATACCCAGTTCCGGCCGGAACGCACCACCCCCAAGCCGCGTATTTCCGGCACCCTGTCGGCCAGGATCGACGCGGCCGGATCGGGCCAATACGCAGAGCTGGACGAACACGGCCGTTACAAGGTGGTCATGCCCTTCGACCTTTCCGGACGCAAGGGCGGCAAGGCCTCGGCCTGGGTGCGGATGATGCAGCCCTATGCCGGCGAAGGCATGGGATTCCACGCCCCCCTGCACAAGGGCACCGAGGTGCTGCTGTCGTTCATCGAGGCCGATCCGGACCGGCCGGTCATCGCCGGAGCGGTTCCCAACCCCGAGACCCCCAGCCCGGTCAACGACGCCAACCAGACCCAGGTGCGCCTGGTGTCGGGCAGCGGCAACATCATGCATATGGAAGACCAGGAGGGCCGTCAGCGCATCCTGCTGCATTCGCCCTCGGCCAGGACCTTCCTGCGCCTGGGTGCGCCCAACGACCCGGACACAGGCGACCGGCAGGGGAGCTGGCTCGATCCGTCCCGAAAAAAGGATAAGCAACAGGACCATCGGCTGGACGACATAGAAGAAAAAAATGAAGCGCAGGACAAACGATTGGACGAGGGGAAAGAGAAAGACAAAAAACAAGATGAGAGATTAGACGATATCGAAGAGAAAGACGAGAAACAGGACGAACGCCTCGATGAACTGGAGACCGAGTGGGGCGCCCGCCTGTATACGGACAAGGCATTGAAAATCCAGGCCGGAGGCGAGAACGCCCTTATTATGGGCGAATGCGTCGAAACCATTCTCGGTGCGGATATCGGCATCAAGGTAATTACCGCCGATGAATTCATCGGCGGATTGAAAACGGAACTGATGCTCGGCGGCGTGGGCAGCTACCATTTCCCCACAAAATGTGTGCTCGGCAAAAGCGAAGAAAAGATACTTGAAAGCAAACTGCATGCCTTGGAGCAGAGCACAACGGTTAGTGGAAATATTACTGTGGTCGCGGAGGAAGAAGAAGAGGTCGTCAATCAGCGGGTGCAGGTCACGTTGAGTCAGGAATCCTTGCAAAATGCACTCACCGAGGTGATCAACGAGCAGCTCAGGGCAGTCAATGACAGAATCGGCGCCGTGGAATCCGATATTCTGGCGGTGCAGACCGATATCACCACTGCGGGCACCAAGATTGATGCATTAAACTCCCGCGTCCTTGCCGTGAACACGGCCATCAAATCGGCGGCCACGACATTGATCGAGGGCGGGGTGACAAACGAGAATGTCGCCACGAAACTGGGAAACTTCGGCACCAGTATCGACAGCATCGCCACCCTCGCAATACGCGAGGGCACCCTGATCGTCGACGGTTGA
- a CDS encoding DUF2169 family type VI secretion system accessory protein: protein MKVVKETTHGILLNHFAIRDKNHLVVSVLTFFDLDAPEAPLSEQEMWRFVPRELGENAILDAAMPKPRAEVLLRAKCFSPQGQPRPAAQVAFQVGRIAKTLNVFGPRFWERRAAGLAITDPKPFGVIDLDWRNAFGGPEFESNPLGRGMAPTRTEAGTPVLELPAVEDPAHLIGAPGDRPAPAGFMPIDQTWPQRRKKAGTYDQKWFREHWPYFPEDMNWTFFNTAPEDQQQEAFFQGGEAVALTHMHPERRQVQSSLPRLRQRVFARQLKDLKDPRDGLLFREAQTRLDTVWLFPHALRGILVHRAVLEVADEEAVDIQHLYLVTESPDEAPQPLEHYLAALDKRLDRGVPIDMSQMDAAKAQAAEAMRQVADIPRTLAHRLAVAQGKAPDAGISPQNAAARSLDLLNQSQTRLDQAERQLGELKAKFGHLIKIDLAPLTGARAKLENLKATVARQMEQAEALTRKVQAAKRDMQDKVLASLDRPETRQFIPQVQAQMAPAAKTPWPEQALALVRQGRCDLSLDHDRMAALRRLGLRPATLKRALFASMPQAWDFDPQAWGLDPAPPTTMPAGLLLAAHQGATITRLTVRAGHLAEPAHDVSVPGSGDTTFAAGLAPGKPVVRVADPLEAWLVEQDAGDYVGAVALPSPDTAPDKETAALIKDAPRLLIVLYAMDQAAREQEFAPWRAAYPQAEPLPLPESSALFDAHEKGVSIERWIVAALGPDQAPFVPEASPFRAKKGDDAAGIAIPSVDAKGLYQAFHDGMMEKMAPSLARSEALKQELPLKMNAAIDQAKAQLRRQGIDPTPHFNLPPTPPKPEGFLGGLDLAAKYDHVRQALNKAGQMTTERAAALDAQEAKMSGLVDASKARWAEGQAKRAGAGGGFAFPQWAKEMLAPLHIDPDDREEMTRETVIDRHARQVSLKGKDLSGLDLSGLDLRGADLRGARMKKTSFAGSNLDGADLSATMAEQADFTGASFRNGKAVQAMMGNAVFTKAALSETDFTKALLKAADLSSADLSRCTLRQTLLEGANLAGANLAGARASQGYFMGADLSGADFTQAEAAKAVFHKTTAVGVNFSGSDLSKAIIWDSPADQAAFRGCNLHNVRIGGATSIQNGDFADANLERASLMDADLSGGNFKGSRFQRSFLRNCNLSRADLSGVQAKRTFFHRTNLEGSNLSGANLFMGSLRKARLVDADLSKANLFGAEMYRAVVGRTDFDQANLKMTLLNKRVELLDDPK from the coding sequence ATGAAAGTCGTCAAGGAAACCACCCACGGCATCTTGCTCAACCACTTCGCCATCCGGGATAAAAATCACCTGGTGGTCTCGGTGTTGACCTTCTTCGACCTGGACGCCCCGGAAGCGCCGCTTTCCGAGCAGGAGATGTGGCGCTTCGTGCCTCGGGAGCTGGGCGAAAACGCCATCCTGGACGCCGCCATGCCCAAACCCCGTGCCGAGGTGCTGCTGCGGGCCAAATGCTTCTCCCCGCAGGGACAACCGCGGCCGGCCGCCCAGGTCGCCTTCCAGGTGGGCCGGATCGCCAAGACACTGAATGTCTTCGGCCCGCGTTTCTGGGAGCGGCGGGCCGCGGGCCTGGCCATCACCGATCCCAAACCCTTCGGCGTTATTGACCTGGATTGGCGCAACGCCTTCGGCGGACCGGAGTTTGAATCGAACCCGCTCGGCAGAGGCATGGCGCCCACACGAACGGAGGCCGGCACACCGGTCCTGGAACTGCCTGCGGTGGAGGATCCGGCCCATCTCATCGGTGCGCCCGGCGACCGACCGGCGCCGGCCGGCTTCATGCCCATCGATCAGACGTGGCCCCAGCGGCGTAAAAAAGCGGGCACCTATGACCAGAAGTGGTTCAGGGAACACTGGCCCTATTTTCCCGAGGACATGAACTGGACCTTTTTCAACACGGCCCCCGAAGACCAGCAGCAGGAGGCCTTTTTCCAGGGCGGCGAAGCCGTGGCGCTGACCCACATGCACCCCGAACGCCGGCAGGTGCAATCGTCCCTGCCCCGCCTGCGCCAACGGGTGTTTGCCCGCCAGCTCAAGGATCTCAAAGACCCGCGCGATGGCCTGCTGTTCCGCGAAGCGCAGACCCGCCTGGACACGGTCTGGCTCTTTCCCCACGCCCTGCGGGGCATCCTCGTGCACCGCGCCGTGCTGGAGGTGGCCGACGAAGAGGCCGTGGACATCCAACATCTATACCTGGTGACCGAGTCCCCGGACGAGGCGCCGCAACCCCTGGAACATTACCTCGCGGCGCTGGACAAACGCCTGGACCGCGGCGTGCCCATCGACATGTCCCAGATGGATGCGGCAAAGGCCCAGGCCGCCGAAGCCATGCGGCAGGTGGCCGACATTCCCAGGACCCTGGCCCACCGCCTGGCCGTGGCCCAGGGCAAGGCGCCCGATGCCGGCATCTCACCGCAAAACGCGGCCGCACGAAGCCTGGATCTTTTGAACCAGTCCCAGACCCGCCTGGACCAGGCCGAACGGCAACTGGGCGAGCTGAAAGCCAAATTCGGCCACCTGATCAAAATCGACCTAGCGCCGCTGACCGGGGCCAGGGCCAAACTGGAGAACCTCAAGGCTACCGTCGCCCGGCAGATGGAACAGGCCGAGGCCCTCACCCGGAAAGTCCAGGCCGCCAAGCGCGACATGCAGGACAAGGTGCTCGCCTCCCTGGACCGGCCGGAAACCCGGCAGTTCATTCCCCAGGTGCAGGCCCAGATGGCGCCTGCCGCCAAAACGCCCTGGCCCGAACAGGCCCTTGCCCTGGTGCGCCAGGGGCGCTGCGACCTCTCCCTGGATCATGACCGCATGGCCGCCCTGCGCCGACTGGGACTGCGGCCCGCGACCCTCAAGCGGGCCCTGTTCGCCAGTATGCCGCAGGCATGGGACTTCGATCCCCAAGCCTGGGGACTCGATCCGGCCCCGCCCACGACGATGCCGGCCGGCCTGCTCCTGGCGGCCCACCAAGGCGCGACGATCACCCGGCTCACGGTACGCGCCGGCCATCTGGCAGAACCGGCACATGACGTCAGCGTGCCTGGATCGGGGGACACCACGTTCGCCGCCGGCCTGGCCCCGGGCAAGCCCGTGGTGCGGGTGGCCGACCCTCTGGAAGCCTGGCTGGTGGAACAGGACGCCGGGGATTATGTCGGCGCCGTGGCCCTGCCCTCACCGGACACGGCCCCGGACAAGGAGACGGCGGCCCTGATAAAAGACGCCCCGCGCCTGCTGATCGTGCTCTATGCAATGGATCAGGCGGCCAGGGAACAGGAGTTCGCCCCCTGGCGCGCGGCCTATCCCCAGGCCGAGCCGCTGCCCCTTCCCGAATCGTCGGCCCTGTTCGACGCCCATGAAAAAGGGGTGTCGATCGAGCGGTGGATCGTCGCCGCCCTGGGACCGGACCAGGCGCCGTTTGTGCCCGAGGCGAGCCCGTTCCGGGCCAAAAAAGGGGACGACGCCGCCGGCATCGCCATTCCCAGTGTGGACGCCAAAGGCCTTTACCAGGCCTTTCACGACGGCATGATGGAAAAGATGGCCCCTTCCCTGGCCAGGAGCGAGGCGCTCAAACAGGAACTGCCCCTCAAAATGAACGCGGCCATCGACCAGGCCAAGGCCCAACTGCGCCGGCAGGGGATCGATCCCACGCCCCATTTCAACCTGCCGCCGACCCCGCCCAAACCCGAAGGTTTTCTGGGCGGGCTCGACCTGGCCGCCAAATACGATCATGTCCGCCAGGCCTTGAACAAGGCCGGACAGATGACCACCGAGCGTGCCGCGGCCCTGGATGCCCAGGAGGCGAAAATGAGCGGCCTGGTGGACGCATCCAAGGCGCGCTGGGCCGAGGGCCAGGCCAAACGCGCAGGCGCCGGCGGCGGCTTTGCCTTTCCCCAGTGGGCCAAGGAGATGCTCGCGCCGCTGCACATCGATCCGGACGACCGGGAGGAGATGACCCGCGAAACGGTCATCGACCGCCACGCCCGACAGGTCAGCCTCAAAGGCAAGGATTTGAGCGGTCTGGACCTCTCGGGCCTGGACCTGCGCGGCGCGGACCTGCGCGGCGCCCGCATGAAGAAGACCTCGTTCGCCGGGTCGAACCTGGACGGCGCCGACCTGAGCGCGACGATGGCCGAGCAGGCCGATTTCACCGGGGCCTCGTTCAGAAACGGGAAGGCCGTGCAGGCCATGATGGGCAACGCCGTTTTCACCAAAGCGGCCCTGAGCGAAACCGATTTCACCAAAGCCCTGCTCAAGGCGGCCGATCTCTCAAGCGCCGATCTTTCCCGATGCACCCTGCGGCAGACCCTGCTGGAGGGCGCCAACCTCGCCGGCGCCAACCTCGCCGGCGCGCGGGCCTCCCAAGGCTATTTCATGGGCGCGGACCTGAGCGGCGCCGATTTCACCCAGGCCGAGGCGGCCAAGGCGGTCTTTCACAAGACCACGGCCGTCGGCGTCAATTTCTCCGGCAGCGACCTGAGCAAGGCGATCATCTGGGACAGCCCGGCCGACCAGGCCGCCTTCCGGGGCTGCAACCTGCACAATGTGCGCATCGGCGGCGCCACATCGATCCAAAACGGCGATTTTGCCGACGCCAACCTGGAACGCGCCTCCCTGATGGACGCCGACCTGTCGGGCGGCAATTTCAAAGGGTCGCGCTTCCAACGCTCGTTTCTGCGCAACTGCAACCTCTCCCGGGCCGACCTGTCCGGCGTGCAGGCCAAACGCACCTTCTTCCACCGCACCAACCTGGAGGGCTCCAATCTCTCCGGCGCGAACCTGTTCATGGGGTCTCTGCGCAAGGCCCGCCTGGTCGACGCCGACCTGTCCAAGGCCAACCTCTTTGGTGCCGAGATGTACCGGGCCGTGGTGGGCCGTACCGATTTCGACCAGGCCAACCTGAAAATGACCCTGCTCAACAAACGCGTGGAGTTGCTCGATGACCCGAAATGA
- a CDS encoding AMIN domain-containing protein — protein MSALHSPRAPWFMLAAFCAAALLLFLAAAGPDLGLILDTCPDPEPAPVKREVRMPIVIETPKSPAPKVSPDTGTAHKTPAPAPRGHASDRSSEKTAMPAPPVSPARPEPAPTKAGTLLSHSLEWRGDRFEAHFRTDRFVTGAKIFFRPSPSIWVVDLPGRWRNAAPRINTIDEGGIARVVIGEHPDFLRVVFHYRESNLPRPAAAPRVTEKDNGFAVVIGGGGG, from the coding sequence ATGAGCGCCCTGCATTCGCCCCGCGCGCCGTGGTTCATGCTGGCCGCCTTCTGCGCGGCCGCCCTGCTCTTGTTCCTGGCCGCCGCCGGACCGGACCTGGGGCTGATCCTCGACACCTGTCCCGATCCTGAACCCGCGCCGGTCAAGCGGGAAGTCCGCATGCCCATCGTGATCGAAACACCCAAATCACCGGCGCCAAAGGTCTCACCGGATACCGGCACGGCGCACAAAACACCGGCTCCGGCCCCTCGCGGCCATGCATCGGATCGCTCGTCCGAAAAGACAGCGATGCCGGCGCCACCGGTCTCGCCGGCCCGGCCCGAGCCCGCTCCAACAAAGGCAGGCACCCTTTTGTCCCATAGCCTCGAATGGCGCGGCGACCGCTTCGAAGCGCATTTCCGGACCGATCGATTCGTCACCGGCGCAAAGATCTTCTTCAGGCCCTCGCCGTCGATCTGGGTGGTCGATCTGCCCGGACGCTGGCGCAACGCGGCCCCCCGGATCAACACCATCGACGAGGGCGGCATCGCGCGCGTGGTCATCGGCGAGCACCCCGACTTCCTGCGCGTCGTCTTTCACTACCGGGAGAGTAATCTGCCCCGACCGGCCGCTGCGCCGCGGGTGACTGAAAAGGACAATGGATTCGCCGTGGTGATCGGGGGAGGAGGGGGTTGA
- a CDS encoding type VI secretion protein IcmF/TssM N-terminal domain-containing protein, whose translation MPRLLITAVKLLLLLLLTVAAVLGALLLADHMGWPRWSVAVALAGLFFVIALILFLRRYYFRRREARFVQRVVEQDQKAIDAAPVHERRALLELQERWAAAVASLRASRLGRHGDPLYRLPWFMIFGETGSGKSTAVAHARLTNILGDAGPAKGIASTRNCDWWFFKNAIILDTAGRYAVPLADEDNGEWERFLVLLAKYRRKEPLNGLIVTLPADRLLEDDADALAAYGRSIRLRIDQLMRVLGAKFPVYLLMTKADRLLGMTAMAELLPEKLRGQAMGLMNAAENDDPLEFLNRAIGHVSRRLKDLRLQLARQAGRAGSRAVLFPDEFERLAPGIQAFARGAFHDNPYQETPFLRGFFISSGRQAGSVRSGVLGALASFKERQWHLPDTGLGLFLHDFFDAILPGDRAAFRPLGEYLSWRKATTHLALAAWLLLLLTAIGLSGFAYRHVRQAMTPAHAAFPQAPQLGARLADDMVTLGLLRDRIAEMEQRLHGRIPELAGFGQGKRALDGLKRAYNQWFRTYILNPTDQAMKEKFAPEKIQPGRGALAPYLEYLAWRVEILQAREAGRSQRADANQDDPLPFLAVAFGGRLPYVTAYFADMYRSYAEWEEDPGILQRERAEMEVWADRIIALEGPDLGWLIGWADTRPNLAPITLDDFWGGHGQVQDAPRISGALTVQGKTQIIRLIDRLRLAVRDTETFDGRVAAFWERYATAFLSQWGEFAREFDRGMDRLLARNDWLSSAAAMTTLDNPYYRYITRMDQELAAIRDIRPHAATSRLAGELVHILQSYRSGQDKAGLQARIAEKLQRIEARLDRRDNIMAAAEAFGDYMQQLDALVPVTADANAAFRFAVQHFGQTDAQAEASPVILGLGAINQMRALLGADPADDETLWGLMDGPLQFLVTLTTYETACGLNDVWQSQVVAETAGTPERQLWGALFGEKGVVPGFLAEPAKPFLRRTPGGWTSAAWMGVTFPFDAAFLSFLDQGAVRRQQLQPKYTVSIATLPTDVNEDARSEPYQTRLTLQCAGRPQVLDNYNAPANKDFNWDPDSCDDVTLAIYFEETTLTRTWKGQWGFRDFLRTFRDGRKIYTPDDFPEQRADLKRIGVRRIQVNYILKDAAPVMAIEHYPPLSVPQRVARCWSGLGCATTGEDGGQGAPQRHGTPAAKGTSR comes from the coding sequence ATGCCACGCCTGCTGATAACCGCCGTAAAACTGCTCCTTCTGTTGTTGCTCACCGTTGCCGCGGTGTTGGGCGCGCTGCTGCTGGCCGATCACATGGGGTGGCCGCGCTGGAGCGTGGCCGTTGCGCTGGCCGGACTCTTTTTCGTGATCGCGCTGATCCTCTTTTTGCGCCGCTACTACTTCCGCCGCCGGGAAGCCAGGTTCGTGCAACGGGTGGTCGAGCAGGACCAGAAGGCCATCGATGCGGCCCCGGTCCACGAACGCAGGGCCCTGCTGGAGCTGCAAGAGCGCTGGGCCGCGGCCGTAGCCAGTCTAAGGGCCTCTCGCCTGGGACGGCATGGGGACCCTCTCTACCGTCTGCCCTGGTTCATGATTTTCGGCGAAACCGGCTCGGGCAAGAGCACGGCCGTGGCCCATGCCCGCCTGACCAACATCCTCGGCGATGCCGGCCCGGCCAAGGGCATTGCCAGCACCCGTAACTGCGACTGGTGGTTTTTCAAAAACGCCATCATTCTGGACACCGCCGGCCGTTATGCCGTGCCCCTGGCGGATGAAGACAACGGCGAGTGGGAACGGTTCCTGGTTCTGCTGGCCAAATACCGGCGCAAGGAGCCGCTCAACGGCCTGATCGTCACCCTGCCGGCCGACCGCCTCCTCGAGGACGACGCGGATGCGCTGGCCGCCTACGGCCGTTCGATCCGACTGCGCATCGATCAGCTCATGCGCGTGCTGGGCGCCAAATTCCCGGTATACCTGTTGATGACCAAAGCCGACCGGCTGTTGGGCATGACGGCCATGGCCGAGCTGCTGCCGGAAAAGCTGCGCGGCCAGGCCATGGGACTGATGAATGCCGCCGAAAACGACGACCCGCTCGAATTTCTGAACCGCGCCATCGGCCACGTCTCCCGAAGACTCAAGGACCTGCGGCTGCAGCTGGCCCGCCAGGCCGGCCGCGCCGGAAGCCGGGCCGTGCTTTTCCCTGACGAGTTCGAGCGGCTGGCGCCCGGCATCCAGGCCTTCGCCCGGGGCGCCTTTCACGACAATCCCTATCAGGAAACGCCGTTTCTAAGGGGATTTTTCATCTCCAGCGGCCGCCAGGCCGGTTCGGTGCGTTCCGGTGTGCTGGGCGCTCTGGCAAGCTTCAAAGAGCGCCAATGGCACCTGCCGGACACGGGCTTGGGCCTTTTTCTGCACGACTTCTTCGACGCGATTCTGCCCGGTGACCGTGCCGCCTTCCGTCCCCTGGGCGAATATCTCTCGTGGCGCAAGGCCACCACCCATCTGGCCCTGGCCGCCTGGCTGCTGCTCCTGCTCACCGCCATCGGCCTGTCCGGTTTTGCCTACCGGCATGTGCGCCAGGCCATGACGCCGGCCCACGCCGCTTTTCCGCAAGCCCCGCAGCTGGGTGCCCGCCTGGCCGACGACATGGTCACCCTGGGCCTCCTGCGCGACCGCATCGCCGAAATGGAACAACGCCTGCACGGCCGCATCCCGGAACTGGCGGGATTCGGCCAGGGCAAGCGAGCGCTCGACGGCCTGAAGCGGGCCTACAATCAATGGTTCCGAACCTACATTCTCAATCCGACCGACCAGGCCATGAAAGAAAAGTTCGCGCCTGAAAAGATTCAACCCGGGCGCGGGGCCCTGGCGCCCTACCTGGAGTATCTGGCATGGCGCGTGGAAATCCTGCAGGCGCGCGAAGCGGGCCGGAGTCAGCGCGCCGACGCGAATCAGGACGACCCCCTGCCCTTCCTGGCCGTCGCTTTCGGCGGCCGCCTGCCCTATGTGACCGCTTACTTCGCGGACATGTACCGCTCGTATGCCGAATGGGAAGAAGATCCGGGCATCCTCCAGCGCGAACGGGCCGAGATGGAAGTTTGGGCCGACCGCATCATCGCCCTGGAAGGCCCCGACCTGGGCTGGCTGATCGGATGGGCCGACACCCGTCCCAACCTGGCCCCCATCACCCTGGACGATTTCTGGGGCGGCCATGGACAGGTGCAGGATGCGCCTCGAATTTCCGGGGCCCTGACCGTTCAAGGCAAAACGCAGATCATCCGCCTGATCGACCGCCTGCGCCTGGCGGTCCGGGACACGGAAACCTTCGACGGCCGGGTGGCCGCCTTCTGGGAAAGGTATGCCACCGCGTTCCTCTCCCAATGGGGCGAATTTGCCCGGGAGTTTGACAGAGGTATGGACCGGTTGCTGGCCCGCAACGACTGGTTGTCCAGCGCCGCGGCCATGACCACCCTGGACAATCCCTATTACCGATACATCACCCGCATGGACCAGGAACTGGCCGCGATCCGCGACATCCGACCCCATGCGGCGACCTCGCGGCTGGCCGGCGAACTGGTCCACATCCTGCAAAGCTATCGCAGCGGACAGGACAAAGCCGGCCTGCAGGCCCGCATCGCCGAAAAATTGCAGCGCATCGAAGCCCGTCTCGACCGGCGGGACAACATCATGGCCGCGGCCGAGGCCTTTGGCGATTACATGCAGCAGTTGGATGCCCTGGTTCCGGTCACGGCGGACGCCAATGCGGCCTTTCGTTTTGCCGTGCAGCACTTCGGGCAAACCGACGCCCAGGCCGAAGCCTCCCCGGTGATTCTGGGCTTGGGCGCGATCAACCAGATGCGCGCGCTGCTGGGTGCGGACCCAGCCGACGACGAAACGCTATGGGGTTTGATGGACGGACCTTTGCAGTTCCTCGTCACCCTGACCACCTATGAAACCGCCTGCGGTTTGAACGATGTATGGCAGTCCCAGGTAGTGGCGGAGACGGCCGGAACGCCGGAACGTCAACTGTGGGGGGCACTGTTCGGTGAGAAAGGGGTGGTCCCCGGCTTTCTCGCCGAACCGGCCAAGCCCTTCTTGCGGCGCACCCCGGGCGGCTGGACATCTGCGGCCTGGATGGGGGTGACGTTCCCGTTCGATGCGGCCTTCCTCTCCTTCCTCGACCAGGGCGCGGTTCGTCGACAGCAGCTGCAGCCCAAATACACGGTCTCCATCGCCACTCTACCCACCGATGTCAACGAAGACGCCCGCAGCGAACCCTACCAGACGCGCCTGACCCTGCAATGCGCGGGCCGTCCCCAGGTTCTGGACAACTACAACGCGCCGGCCAACAAAGATTTCAATTGGGACCCGGACAGCTGCGATGATGTCACCCTGGCCATCTATTTCGAGGAAACCACGCTGACCCGCACCTGGAAAGGGCAATGGGGCTTCCGGGATTTTTTGCGTACCTTCCGGGACGGCCGCAAAATTTACACGCCCGATGACTTTCCTGAGCAACGGGCGGATCTGAAACGTATCGGCGTGCGGCGCATTCAGGTCAACTACATCCTCAAGGACGCCGCCCCGGTGATGGCCATCGAACACTATCCGCCCCTGAGCGTGCCGCAGCGGGTGGCCCGCTGCTGGTCCGGGCTGGGCTGCGCGACGACGGGTGAAGATGGCGGCCAGGGGGCTCCCCAACGCCACGGCACCCCGGCAGCCAAAGGAACGAGCCGATGA
- a CDS encoding DotU family type IV/VI secretion system protein, whose translation MALIDHFLPPIAFAAMLASEANLADTPYDTARADMDRLLDRAVEAARREHPDQAEDALFAVCAFADETVLDSSWPGRNAWMRRKLQEERFHTANAGWEFYERFERLSADAHDTADAIVDEPPDENHRSPEGSRNGALRDLLEVYLACLTLGFKGRYDGDPGRDRIDRMADAGLERLMTDSRLSEEKVFPEAYGTPLPAAEPDRLPPALRAIVFFGGPLLLAAVMYGTYWKVLSAFVRNWMALL comes from the coding sequence ATGGCCCTGATCGACCACTTTCTGCCGCCCATCGCCTTTGCGGCCATGCTGGCATCCGAAGCGAACCTGGCGGACACGCCTTATGACACGGCCCGTGCCGACATGGACCGGCTCCTGGACCGGGCCGTCGAAGCTGCACGCCGGGAGCATCCCGATCAGGCTGAAGACGCCCTGTTCGCCGTTTGCGCCTTTGCCGACGAAACCGTTCTGGACTCGTCGTGGCCCGGCCGGAACGCCTGGATGCGGCGCAAGCTGCAGGAAGAGCGCTTTCACACGGCCAATGCCGGCTGGGAATTCTACGAGCGTTTTGAAAGGCTCAGCGCCGATGCCCATGACACCGCCGACGCAATTGTCGATGAACCTCCCGATGAGAATCATCGATCGCCGGAAGGTTCCCGGAACGGGGCGCTACGGGATCTGCTGGAAGTCTACCTGGCCTGCCTGACCCTCGGCTTCAAGGGCCGCTATGACGGCGACCCGGGTCGTGACCGCATCGATCGGATGGCCGACGCCGGCCTGGAACGCCTCATGACCGACAGCCGGCTTTCCGAAGAAAAAGTCTTTCCGGAGGCCTACGGCACCCCGCTGCCGGCGGCCGAACCCGACCGGTTGCCGCCGGCGCTCCGGGCCATCGTCTTCTTCGGCGGCCCCTTGCTCCTGGCGGCCGTCATGTATGGGACCTATTGGAAGGTGCTGTCCGCATTCGTGCGAAACTGGATGGCACTGCTGTGA